The following are encoded together in the Humulus lupulus chromosome 5, drHumLupu1.1, whole genome shotgun sequence genome:
- the LOC133779676 gene encoding uncharacterized protein LOC133779676, which yields MDHAEEGKRPRQNRESPRYPSFEYTVPQEVIYEENKDRPIWREPYKITTPSDRRDKNRYCLFNKDHGHTVTECHNLHNQIQALMRSGRLTQLIKETGRPNTSQPNPSSAPMPQAADSLHTTTTSSQEPLKQVPMIQGIVELTGVQEQATKIHKRMEERVNRYRSLGHTVNLVTSEDRCYPASAITFTKDDLQGVHLPHDDPLVVSLQVDHCQLGRVLVDGGSGLTFFSGKPSRRWG from the coding sequence ATGGACCACGCGGAAGAAGGGAAAAGGCCCAGACAGAATCGAGAATCACCACGATACCCCTCATTCGAATACACCGTCCCTCAGGAAgtcatttatgaagaaaataaggACAGACCCATTTGGCGTGAGCCATACAAGATTACCACTCCTTCTGACAGAAGAGATAAAAACAGGTACTGCCTCTTCAACAAAGATCATGGCCATACAGTCACTGAATGCCACAACCTCCACAATCAGATTCAGGCCCTCATGAGAAGTGGACGGTTAACCCAGTTAATTAAAGAGACAGGTAGACCCAACACCTCACAACCCAACCCTTCTTCTGCCCCAATGCCACAAGCAGCAGACTCCTTGCATACGACCACCACAAGCTCACAAGAACCCCTCAAGCAAGTCCCTATGATACAAGGGATCGTGGAGCTCACTGGGGTACAAGAGCAGGCAACCAAAATTCACAAGAGGATGGAAGAACGGGTGAACCGATACAGATCTCTAGGCCACACAGTCAACCTTGTCACTTCGGAGGACAGATGTTATCCAGCCTCTGCTATCACCTTCACCAAAGATGACTTGCAGGGAGTGCACCTGCCCCATGACGATCCTCTAGTCGTCTCGCTACAGGTCGACCATTGCcagttgggaagagttttagtCGATGGGGGTAGTGGGTTGACATTCTTTTCTGGGAAGCCTTCAAGAAGATGGGGCTAG